A segment of the Lolium perenne isolate Kyuss_39 chromosome 3, Kyuss_2.0, whole genome shotgun sequence genome:
CTGGTTCACCGTGGTGGAGCCGGACTTGGAGAGGCCGAAGTCCGAGACCTTGGCCACCCAGTTCTCGTCGACGAGGATGTTGGTTGTCTTGACGTCGCGGTGGATGATGGTGTACTTGGCGCCGGTGTGGAGGTAGTGCAACCCGCGGGCGGCGCCGATGCAGATGTCGAGGCGGTGCCGCCACGACAGCGGCGGCTTGCCGCCCTTGTTGTAGAGGTGCTCCCGCAGCGTGCCGTGCTCCATGTAGTCGTAGACGAGGATCATCTCGTTGTCCTCCTCGCAGAATCCGATGAGGGATACGAGGTGGCGGTGCCGCAGCTTGGACAGCATCTCGATCTCCGTCTGGAACTCCAGCACGCCCTGCTCCGACGACGGGTTCGACCGCTTGATGGCCACCTTGGTGTCGCCGTCCACCATGCCGCGGTACACCTTCCCGAAACCGCCCACGCCGATCACCAGCGACTCGCTGAAGTTCTTTGTCCCCGCTTTCATCTCCGCGAGGGAGAAGTGGCGGCACATGCCTCCCAGGTTCGCCGCGAGGTGGCCGGACGACTTGCCGCTGGTGTGGGAGTGGTAAAGCGGCAGCCAGCCGCCGGAGGTGTGCGACTCGCTGCCGCTGAGCTCCTTGGTCTTCTTGTTGTGGTACACCACCACGCAGATGGCCGCCACGATGCCCACCGCCGCGGCGCCGCCCGCCGTGCCGCCGATCACGGTGGCCATGTTGGCCTGCTCCTTGGATTTCCTGGACCTGTCCTTGTCGCTGTCGCCCAGCTCGGCCTCGGCCAGCAGCTTGGACGGTAAGGGGTCAGGCGCGGCAAGGTTGCCGGCGGTGTCGTTGAGCTTGAAGACCTCGAGGCCGCTGAGGATGGCGTCGTAGAACTGCGGCCTGAGCGCGACGGACGGGTGCATGGCAATCCACATGATCTCGTCCCCGGGCTCGTCGGGCATGTGCACGGCGAAGTCCTTGTAGGTGGGCACGCCACGCTCGGAGGTCATCTCGATGACGTCTGCATCGGACTGCGCCGTCTTGTTGTTGACGTAGATGTCGAAGGCGCGCTGGTTGGGCCTGTTGAGCAGGAGCTcgcagaagtggaatcggacgacgTAGGTGAAGTTGGCGTCCACCTCCATGGTCCAGGTGAGGTTGTAGTTCTGGTTGACGCGCGCGTCGGAGCCCATGGAGCGGGTGCCGGTGTACACCTCGACGGGGGCGACGTACTCGGCGATCTCGCTGGGGTACTTGACGTGGAACCTGGCGCCGGCGTTGTAGGTGACGCCCTGCATGACGCCGAAGACGTAGGGTGTGTCGTCGAACCAGGAGCGGGAGAGGCCGGAGTCGTTGGAGGGCGGGATGAAGCCCCCGCCGACGTTGAAGCGGTACATGGTCTGGAAGGTGGCGCCGGCGATGTCGACGGTCTGGTCGGCGAAGCCGACCATGGTGGCGGGGTCGTCGAAGATGTCGGGCATGGAGGAGACCTCGAGGCCGTTGATGTAGGCGTAGGTGACGTTGGTCATGGGCGTGGGGGTGAAGGTGACGGTGAGGACACCGGTGGGCGTCCGGGGGATGGAGAACTCCCGGACGAGGTAGCCCTGGGTGAGCGCCTTGGTGGTGACCCAGACGCTGAAGTTGCGGAGGAGGGTGAGGCCGGTGGAGGTGGAGACGGAGAAGCGGAAGTCCTCCGGCGCGATCCCGTTGTAGGAGGACGGGTAGAAGAGGAGGCGCAGCCAGTGCCGGTCCTTGGGGTTCACCGTGAAGTTGTAGGCCGTCTCCACGGTGAAGACGCGCGCCGTCATGTAGGGGATGGTAGACGGCAGCGACGAGTCCAGCTCGTCCGCCGCCGCCATGATGGACGACTTGCCGGCGTCGCCCAGCCACTCGTTGTTGTTGGTGTCCGCCTGCCACTTGCGGCCGTCCCCGTCGAGACCGTCCGCGGTGGAGCCGCAGTTGAGCAGGATCGAGTCCACCGGGGCGTACACCTTGGCGTTGGCTGTGATGGCAGCGCCGGCGGCCACGACGAGAAACGCTAGCAGCAAGGAGCGGCGAGCCATGACGTACGATCCAGATCCAGAGAAAGCAGTGATCGATGTGGGGAGATACCTACGTACAGACGCGATGAGAGGAGAGTGGTCACGGAGAAGAGAGCAGCCTAGTCGGGGCGGACCGCGGGAGAAGAGGGGCTGAAGACGAGAGTGTGGGGAGTGGGAGCATTCAGCGGGAGCCAAGGCATGCATGGCTCGCCGCTCGCTGGAGAGGACAGCCGCTTATTCAGGAACGAAACCCCTTTTGATGTGTACAAGTACCAAAAATGTACTGGCAGTGGCAGGAGAAATGCCTAATGAGTCACCGTGTCAGTCTCTATTCGTGCAGGTTTTTGAAACTTGGTGAAACATTCCAGCACACACCAAAAATGTGTCAACATGAGACACGAGTCGCAGACAAAAAACCTCGAGCAAAATCATGTAGTATTTGGTACAAAGTGATCAGCTATTCTTGTGATAATCTAATCTTTTTGCAGGCGGCGACTAAAAATGGAATTTACAGGTATTGCTTCCCCATAACCGGCCAGGTCACTAACATCACCAGCCTTTCAATGGGCGGTTAGAGGCTCTACCGAAAACAGTTCCTCAACCACCCTCTAACAATCATCGGCCTTCGTGGAGATCTTCTGAGAAAATCGCTGTTCTTGAGATGTTTTCAGTCTCGAAAGGGCTCAGGCCTGAGAAGGGTCCGGAGGAGAACATGGATGAAGTCCCGTCAGATTCATACGTCGCTGCAGTCCGGATATTAGGACGAGCTGGCGGTGTTTGTATAGATTCCTGGAACTCCGTGGAGCGTTGCACCATCTTAAGTGACTGCACCACCTCGCCCATTGTTGGCCTTTGGTTTGCCTCGGGGGAAACACAGGCTGCTGCGATTGTGCAAACTCTCACAAAATCTTCTTTCGGATACTGCCCACCAAGACTGCGGTCAGCTAGTTCTTGTAGTCTATCTTTATCTCGAAGAACTGGCCGTGTCTGTAAGTCAGTTGAACAGAAAATAACTCTCTTACCCAAGTGTAACATAATAGCACCATGTGGTTATACGTAATCAGGTCCTATAAACATGCAATATAAATACGGCATGATTTAATAAAGTATTTAATCCCAAACTAGCCACGGAAGCTAGCTAAGAAACAAACCAACAATTCTCAAGCGTCGTGGACCGCGACATATAAAGAACAGACTAGCACAGCAAGTCTACTTTCCACCCAACGGTGTTTACTGTTTACCCACCCCATCTTGTTTTGCTCCAGCTGCCTATTGACATTAATAAATCACTAATGTGCACGCATAGTGCACTCAACTAGCTGGCTGACCAATAGCGTTCACACTAACACAGATTCAGACTCCTATGTAAAACAGTAAAAGAGATTTATGCGAAAATAACTGAAGATAGTGAAGAATAGAAGGAATCTAACCCATGTCACTAGATTTTCCTGCCCGGAAGATTGAGACATGTCCACAGGCCTCCTTCCAGTAAGTAGTTCAAGTAGAACAACTCCATAGCTATATACATCGCTTTTTACAATTAAGTGTCCTGTCATTGCATACTCTGGTGCTACGTACCTGAAAACACATCAGACTATATAAAGCAGAAGCAGAGCAGAGATAGTTAGATGTAACTCAAGGTAGGATGTATTCAGATTACCCAAAAGTTCCCATAACACGAGTTGAAAGATAATTTAAGCGACCTTCTGGCGCCTGTTTGGCCAAACCAAAATCGGACACTTTGGCATGAAAATCATTCTCAAGCAATATATTAGAAGCTTTGAAGTCCCTGTGGATTACACAAGGTTGTGAGTCTTCGTGAAGGTATGCTAATCCCCTGGCAGCATCAAGTGCTATCTTCATTCTGGTGTCCCAATCCAAGGGGCAGTTAGCGCCCAATGAGCCTGATAAAATAACAGATGCAGTAAGAGCTGTGTTTCAGATGTCAGTAAATTACAATAAATTACAAGTAACAAATTAAACCTAATGAAACACTCCCAATCACAACTATATTGTTAACGATGCAGCAATGGTTCGGAGAGTAAAAGAAATAGCAAGCCATACCATGAAGCCAGGCCTCTAGACTTccattaggaacaagttcataacAAAGAAGGCTCTGTGACAATTCACGGTTGCTGTAGTATCCAATGAGTTTCACAAGGTTGCGGTGGTGCAACCTGCTCAGCATCTCCACTTCAACTAGAAACTCTTTATCTCCTTGGTGTCCTCCAGAAGTAAGCTTCTTTATAGCGACAGCAGTGCCATCACTTAGTATTCCCTTAAAGACACGGCCAAAACCACCTTCCCCAAGCACACTTGAAGCCTCAAAGTTGTTTGTTGCTTCTTTAAGTTCGTCATATGCAAGGAACCGTGTACTTGTGGGGCGAGGAAGTGATTCAACTGCAGATACTGCATCTGGTGTCCTTTGTTTGGCTGTACGGAAAAGCAGCCAAGGTTAATACACATTAAATCATTTCTGAAGCATGTGTGACAAACACTGGGAAAGAAACCAAACATTTCATCATCGTTTGAAATTGACTAAGAAGCTGAACGAATTATAGGGATCTATGGACACGGTATCTGCTTCCACCCTCATTTAATGACCTTTAAAGGACTACAACcagaaatacattatgaactttcACAGTCCACAAATACGTAAGAAAGAAGCATCTCTTAACTTGACAAACCATGAAGACCTTAGTTCAAATGTATTGCACGAGTGAAACTGAAGCTACAAAGTATCCTCCAAATGCTATACAGCAAGACAAATTCTCTACAATGCTTCCACTGCCGTGATCCAATATGATGTGATTTGAGCCAAGTAATAGTCACAATTTACAGTGGCTCGGTCTATCCAGCAAAGGTACAACATATAGGCATATTTTGATATTCCCTAAATTCACAACTTGCATATCTAAGTTCTAACATGTGTTGCTGGTTAGAGCCCAAACACACCATGCAGAACAAGAGTGCTGACACGATAGATTGATCATGTCCAACATGACATTTTCATTATTCACCCACACACCAAACTCTTCTAAGATATTACGAAAAGAGAAATCAGAAAGAATGATAGCGGCAGCCTTGCCTGTGCCCAAGATAAAATTAGGAGTGAGGGTGGTTAGATCTTGATATCCACGACAATGGTCTTTCTTACATAGAGAGGAAAGTCCCCACACTGGATGTGCTCAGCTCAAGCCTTTGTGCTAGTGCTTACCAGCATGCCTGGGAACTAACTCATCCACTTAAACATGTTCAGGGACTTATATGCAGGTTGGGAAGCCGGGGGCTTATTTGACAACCTGGGACAAGTTTAGGGGGCCTACAGTGCATTTTATTGAGCCCCTGTCCACTTGCTATTAATAGGATGAGCAGGGGTGAACGTTGGGCCAACAGAGAATCCCATGTATCCTGGTGCAGATCAGAGTACCGGACGAAAGATCCCTAAAGCTGGATACGCTAGCTAAGTGCCGGAGAGGGTGTACTTATTAGTAAATGATATCCTTCAGATAGCTGGTTTTCTTGTACCAACCTTTCCATATAGCTTGGGTTCAAATATCATGTTGTTCTCGAACAACAAAGCCAGAGAGACAAAATACCCCTACCATCGATCATACTAAAGTTTTGACTAAGGGGCAGTAAGTTATCCAAGTGAAAGATTGAACTGTGTAAGGTTCGACTCTTCAAGTTCTATAAGCCATTATAACTTCACACACAGATATCAAATAGGGGAAAACAATGctcaaagccaaaaaaaaaaagttgaatATAAACAATAGTACAAAATTTGGGGACTTGTTGCATACTATAATGTAGTATAAATATTCTAATCCCATCACATAAAATAAACTACATTAGTTTTGTTCTTGTTTTTGGCAAAGAATAAAACAAGGAATAGATCTCTTGACACATACGTGTTTCAACAGGAGGCAACTTCTTCTTTCCTTTCCTGAATGTGCAGAAGCAAATAAATAAAAGGATCACCAGGACACCAATTAGAGCACCAATACATATGCAAATGACAGTAATCAGGCTCAAGTGTTTGCCATTGCTGCTGTTTTCACTCGTCCTTGGTAAGGAAGATGATGTAAATGGAGAGGCCTTAGGTGATATCATGAACGCTGGAGCTGAATGTTGGAACAGAAAATAGACAATGATGTTAGTCAAAGAAAATCATTTTAAAAAGGTGCGCAATAGTAAATAGCACACTCGCCTCAATTGAAAAGTCATCCATATGATACACCGTGTAGAAAGTACAAAAAGTAACATATCTAACTGGATAAACCAGTCGTAACAAACACTAAAGGGGTTACTTTGATCGAAAATCCACAATCTGAAGGTTTTGAACAGAAACAAAAGAAAGTGCATGTACAGATTTTGAATTAGCCAAACCAGTGTTTCAAAAGTCGAATCGAGATGTAATTACATGTGTCCTGTGTAGCTACTTGTGAAATATGGATATGCGGGCGGTCATGCTTGTTTTCCTTGTCTCTCGTCCTCTTTAAATCAAACGAGTTGGGCACTAAATGCAGGGTGTTAGAAGTGTAATATGTAGCGCCTACCAACACTATTCTCGTTATTTTAGTACTCCAGCCTTTCCTGCATATTTGGCACTTTTTACCAAATAATGCATAGCTAGAACTGTATTTCAAATACAAGTGATCAAAAACCCTTAATTAATGTTGCATGTACAAATAGCAAGGTGCATAAGTGGGAGAAATGGGTGAAATTAATAGGGGTAATTTGGAAAAGAATACATGGGGAATTGGAATTTGAAAAATTACAAAGCAAATAGAATAACGATTTTGGTCAAAACTTTCCTAGTTTAACAAGTTGGTGGTTCACAGCTCACACTATAGAGAACTGGAAATAACTAGTATTACCAATCTTCAATCTCTCAACTAAAGTAAGCAATAGAGACAAACTTAACGAAAGAGGTGAAGTGGCATTCCAGTTTTTGTACCTAGACACTAAAAGATCTATCAGCACTGTAATACATAGAAGAACATCAAGATGACTAAGGATTACCAGGAGCTGGAGCCAATGATCTGAACCACGTTAAATTAAGAAGATTGTAGTCCCCGACCAGTATTGGATTGATCTGAACTGTATGCATGCTAAGAGAATAATTCATTGCAGAAACTTGATCGGATGAGAAGCTATTTCCAGTGTGGGGAGCTATGTTCATTGTCATATTTAGCCCAGAAGCTCCAACAACATAGAAATTTACAATCTCAAACTGGGTGACCCACAAGTTGAGCTGCGATGCAAGCTCGGCAAGAAATTCATTGCTCCAATTTGAATTCAAGGAAACATTGTGAAGGAAGAGCTCAACTCTTACTGGGTAAACACAATGGCAGTCTTTGCTCCCCCGTCTTTGTACCATATTTGGGGCACAACAGCCTAGTAAAACACAAAGTGAATTATTGTGGAATTGATTCAAAATTGATGGATCGAAACATAACACGTGAATTAGCAAAAGCTAACAAACTTCTATAATTTACGTGTGCTATGTAAGACAGCTGCTAGCAACTAGTATTCTGACCAGTCATGATGTGCTATTTCCCCAAAATAAGCCAAATTAGATTTAATACACGAGCATCTCTTTCATGCAATTTGAAGTCAAGTTTGACAGAACGAAATCATTTGGAACTAAATTATGACTGTAGCAAAAACTTACCATCGTGTGGAGATACAGGGGGCTGCACTAATCCAGAAGGAGCAGCGCTAGTATTTGAAGCTGCATCAGGGGGTGCGGCATCCACATGAGCAGGAACATCTGCTGCTGAGCGTCTGTTATGCTGCACCAAATAATGATCTGACTGGTCCGAGGAATAAAAGGAGAGGTGAGAAGCTCGAGCGATGGAGCTATAGCTTGGCGCCGAGATGGGAGGGTGCAAAGGTGATAGAGCAGATGGCGATGGATATAGCTTCTTTTGTCTGTGTTGTCGTGATGCAACAGTTACACCAACTTTGGCCTGGGATACCATGGGCCGAACTGGtcgccaaccttgtgaaggagacATAGCAGGACCATGAGGTTGTAGGGCGGATGTTTGGGTGATCAAACCGGTCTCACTGATAAATTCCAGAGCCAAGATAACAACTAAGAAATTAAATAATAACTTCTTCCTTGGAGCA
Coding sequences within it:
- the LOC127342271 gene encoding receptor-like serine/threonine-protein kinase ALE2, producing the protein MAPPGRPRRRCGRGLFEHAPRKKLLFNFLVVILALEFISETGLITQTSALQPHGPAMSPSQGWRPVRPMVSQAKVGVTVASRQHRQKKLYPSPSALSPLHPPISAPSYSSIARASHLSFYSSDQSDHYLVQHNRRSAADVPAHVDAAPPDAASNTSAAPSGLVQPPVSPHDGCCAPNMVQRRGSKDCHCVYPVRVELFLHNVSLNSNWSNEFLAELASQLNLWVTQFEIVNFYVVGASGLNMTMNIAPHTGNSFSSDQVSAMNYSLSMHTVQINPILVGDYNLLNLTWFRSLAPAPAPAFMISPKASPFTSSSLPRTSENSSNGKHLSLITVICICIGALIGVLVILLFICFCTFRKGKKKLPPVETPKQRTPDAVSAVESLPRPTSTRFLAYDELKEATNNFEASSVLGEGGFGRVFKGILSDGTAVAIKKLTSGGHQGDKEFLVEVEMLSRLHHRNLVKLIGYYSNRELSQSLLCYELVPNGSLEAWLHGSLGANCPLDWDTRMKIALDAARGLAYLHEDSQPCVIHRDFKASNILLENDFHAKVSDFGLAKQAPEGRLNYLSTRVMGTFGYVAPEYAMTGHLIVKSDVYSYGVVLLELLTGRRPVDMSQSSGQENLVTWTRPVLRDKDRLQELADRSLGGQYPKEDFVRVCTIAAACVSPEANQRPTMGEVVQSLKMVQRSTEFQESIQTPPARPNIRTAATYESDGTSSMFSSGPFSGLSPFETENISRTAIFSEDLHEGR
- the LOC127342270 gene encoding receptor-like protein kinase ANXUR1, which encodes MHALAPAECSHSPHSRLQPLFSRGPPRLGCSLLRDHSPLIASVRRYLPTSITAFSGSGSYVMARRSLLLAFLVVAAGAAITANAKVYAPVDSILLNCGSTADGLDGDGRKWQADTNNNEWLGDAGKSSIMAAADELDSSLPSTIPYMTARVFTVETAYNFTVNPKDRHWLRLLFYPSSYNGIAPEDFRFSVSTSTGLTLLRNFSVWVTTKALTQGYLVREFSIPRTPTGVLTVTFTPTPMTNVTYAYINGLEVSSMPDIFDDPATMVGFADQTVDIAGATFQTMYRFNVGGGFIPPSNDSGLSRSWFDDTPYVFGVMQGVTYNAGARFHVKYPSEIAEYVAPVEVYTGTRSMGSDARVNQNYNLTWTMEVDANFTYVVRFHFCELLLNRPNQRAFDIYVNNKTAQSDADVIEMTSERGVPTYKDFAVHMPDEPGDEIMWIAMHPSVALRPQFYDAILSGLEVFKLNDTAGNLAAPDPLPSKLLAEAELGDSDKDRSRKSKEQANMATVIGGTAGGAAAVGIVAAICVVVYHNKKTKELSGSESHTSGGWLPLYHSHTSGKSSGHLAANLGGMCRHFSLAEMKAGTKNFSESLVIGVGGFGKVYRGMVDGDTKVAIKRSNPSSEQGVLEFQTEIEMLSKLRHRHLVSLIGFCEEDNEMILVYDYMEHGTLREHLYNKGGKPPLSWRHRLDICIGAARGLHYLHTGAKYTIIHRDVKTTNILVDENWVAKVSDFGLSKSGSTTVNQAHVSTMVKGSFGYLDPEYFRRQQLTDKSDVYSFGVVLFEVLMARPALNPALPRDQVSLADYALICQRKGTLPDVVDPTIKDQIAPECLIKFAETAEKCLADQGIERPSMGDVLWNLEFAMQLQDTFDGGSGRRRGEDDGSGRPVLEPSNSYGSTTTLGTSSNSRAHEASVILEEEDDDMTNGAAFSQIVQPTGR